The proteins below are encoded in one region of Apium graveolens cultivar Ventura chromosome 4, ASM990537v1, whole genome shotgun sequence:
- the LOC141719853 gene encoding uncharacterized protein LOC141719853, which translates to MRPDPKETLQLYLAMPDRTLGEILVKNYERNQHPVFYVSHILKDVETRHPNFEKFAYGLVMASRKLRYYFQGRMIQIFTSQPLKKILTRPEASGRVVTWSIELGEFDLEYVPRTTIKAQALADFMVECTFSGPQDLSPDAQLIRIPGKWKLFVDGSLAGKKCGAGLILSSPKGFEICQAIRFDFPLTNNEAEYEALLAGMELARSLEAKHLRAFSDSMLVVKHFTGEYEQRDPRMKAYAAKVRDVSLSFETFELSQIGRENNARADTLSRLASAETQNLTSFIYLTEAKTPSIEKKECLEIHQGNDWMTPLRSFLEKGILPPDRREALKIKYRASSYTIINGWMYRRSVRILLAHSKGRRQQLCKKVCAVPAVSHCPKTAPRRDDFGTKSHSVRRMGRGYRGHSPKKHEANKILHNCPRLCISDNRTQFIGNKFCKFLHHFGIEQKFSSVAHPQGNGAVEAANKVIFQGIKKRLGEAKGRWAEELPWILWAYRTTPRTSTGETPFRMAYGTEALVPVEVGLESYRTETYNVETNSFGLRANVDLLEEEREAAHQRNMKYLLQAAQHYDSNVKKRSFGVGDLVLRELAASMPAKQGKLQPNWEGPYKVIEVVRPGTYKLETLSGKAIKNTWHASRLRKFYQ; encoded by the exons ATGAGGCCTGATCCGAAGGAAACCCTTCAGCTTTATCTAGCCATGCCCGACAGAACTCTGGGGGAGATACTTGTAAAAAACTACGAGAGAAATCAGCATCCCGTGTTCTACGTGTCCCATATCCTCAAGGATGTAGAGACAAGGCACCCCAATTTTGAAAAATTCGCATATGGGTTGGTTATGGCCTCCCGAAAATTGCGATATTATTTCCAAGGCCGAATGATTCAAATTTTTACCAGCCAACCTCTGAAGAAGATTTTAACAAGGCCTGAAGCCTCTGGAAGAGTCGTAACATGGTCCATCGAACTCGGGGAATTTGATCTCGAGTACGTCCCCCGAACGACAATTAAGGCTCAGGCTTTGGCCGACTTCATGGTTGAATGCACATTCTCGGGTCCGCAGGATCTTTCACCCGACGCACAACTAATCCGGATCCCAGGGAAGTGGAAACTTTTTGTAGATGGGTCGTTAGCAGGAAAAAAGTGTGGGGCCGGCTTAATTCTCTCCAGCCCCAAAGGATTCGAGATATGCCAAGCCATAAGATTTGACTTTCCTTTGACGAACAACGAAGCCGAGTACGAGGCGCTCCTCGCAGGGATGGAGCTGGCCCGAAGCCTTGAGGCGAAGCATCTAAGGGCCTTCAGCGACTCCATGCTGGTTGTGAAACACTTCACGGGGGAATATGAGCAAAGAGATCCCCGAATGAAAGCCTATGCTGCCAAGGTACGAGATGTTTCTTTATCatttgaaacctttgaactaagTCAAATTGGCAGAGAAAATAATGCTAGGGCAGACACCCTTTCCAGGCTAGCTTCGGCCGAGACACAGAACCTAACTAGTTTTATTTACCTCACCGAAGCCAAGACGCCTTCGATCGAGAAGAAAGAATGTCTGGAGATTCACCAGGGGAACGATTGGATGACCCCCCTCAGGAGCTTTCTGGAGAAAGGCATTCTACCTCCAGACCGAAGAGAAGCGCTAAAAATTAAATATAGAGCATCGAGCTACACAATCATTAATGGGTGGATGTATCGCCGGTCAGTCA GGATTCTTCTGGCCCACTCTAAAGGCCGACGCCAGCAACTATGCAAAAAGGTGTGTGCAGTGCCAGCTGTTAGCCATTGTCCTAAAACAGCCCCCAGAAGAGATGACTTTGGTACTAAGTCCCATTCCGTTCGCCGTATGGGCCGTGGATATCGTGGGCATTCTCCCAAAAAGCACGAGGCAAACAAAATACTGCATAATTGCCCTCGACTATGCATCTCTGACAATAGGACCCAGTTTATTGGAAACAAATTTTGTAAGTTCCTGCACCACTTCGGAATTGAACAGAAGTTTAGCTCAGTCGCCCACCCGCAAGGAAATGGGGCGGTGGAAGCGGCGAATAAAGTAATCTTTCAAGGAATCAAGAAGAGGCTGGGAGAAGCTAAAGGAAGATGGGCGGAAGAACTCCCTTGGATTTTATGGGCCTACCGAACGACCCCTAGGACATCAACGGGAGAAACTCCCTTTAGAATGGCCTATGGAACCGAAGCCCTAGTTCCAGTCGAAGTAGGCTTGGAATCATATCGAACTGAGACCTACAATGTAGAAACTAATAGCTTCGGGCTGAGGGCAAATGTAGACTTATTGGAGGAGGAAAGAGAAGCCGCCCACCAAAGAAATATGAAATACTTGCTACAAGCGGCACAACATTATGACTCCAATGTCAAGAAGAGGTCCTTCGGAGTCGGAGACCTAGTCCTAAGGGAGCTAGCCGCATCTATGCCAGCCAAACAGGGAAAGCTTCAACCTAACTGGGAGGGGCCCTATAAGGTGATCGAGGTCGTTCGTCCCGGAACATACAAGCTTGAAACCCTATCGGGCAAAGCAATTAAAAACACTTGGCACGCCAGCCGCCTTCGGAAATTTTATCAATAA